A window of Roseiflexus castenholzii DSM 13941 genomic DNA:
GTGCCAGACGTCAGTTTGCGGCTGTACGACGTCCTCCCCAAACTGGAAACTCTGAACGGCACCCTTGATTCTGCCCGTAGGATGGCAGATGACCTGGTTGCCTCCATGCAACGCGGCGGAATCACCAACGCCATAGACCGCGCCCGCGGACTGCGAGCCGAGTTGATGTTCAGGCTGGGCGATTGGGCGGCGTTTGAAGCGTATGCGCAGGGGTATCATCCGCCCAAACAGCCGTTGTTCTTTCCCTATCGGCTGGAGACGCTGCTGCAAATCCGTTATCTGGCGCGGCGAAAGGCTTGGGATGAGAGCCGCCGTCTGATGCAGGAGCAGGCGCGGCTGGCGCGCGCAGCGGGGTATCTCGAATATGAGATGGAACTGCACATCGTCGGCGCGTTGCTGGAACAGGCGGCGGGCAATTCCTCCAACGCCATCCGAATGCTGGCGCGCGCGCTGGAGATTGGCAGGGCGGGCGGCTATGTGCGTGTTTTTCTCGATGAAGGCGAAGAGATGCGCACCCTGCTGGCGCAATTGCGCAGGGATGATTTTGCGGCGAGCCTGCTGGCGGCGTTTGGCAAGCCCGCCCATATTGACCAATCTGCCCTGATTGAACCGCTCACCGAGCGCGAGATGGACGTGCTGAAACTGGTTGCCGAAGGACTCTCGAACCCTGAAATTGCAGAAAAACTGTATCTCTCGGTTGGGACGGTCAAGACGCACGTCAAGCACATTTACGGCAAACTGGGCGTGGATGACCGCGTGACGGCGGCGGGCAAGGCGCGCGAGTTGGGGTTAATCAACTGACGGTCCACAAAGTGGCGCGAGACATTATCTCCGTAGGGGGGGTATCTCGTGTCGTAGCGCGCCATTCATGTCGCGTTTAGGGCGACATAAATGGCGCAATACGGTCGCGGTACGGTCGCAGTATCGGCGTAGCGCGCCATTCATGTCGCGTTTAGGGCGACATAAATGGCGCAATACGGTCGCGGTACGGTCGCAGTATCGGCGTAGCGCGCCATTCATGTCGCGTTTAGGGCGACATAAATGGCGCAATACGGTCGCGGTACAATTTCAATCGTAGGTTTTTTCCATGTCTCACGATATTTTTTATCGGCGCAATTTGCCGCACATTCATCCCAAAGGTCACGCTTTTTTCGTCACCTTTTCGCTATTGCACGCCATTCCGTATGACGTCCTGGAACAACTCAAAGCGGAAAGGCAAAATGAACTTCGTCAGGTAGATTTGGCGCAACGCTACAGCATCCAGAAAAAGCATTTTGGGAAATATGATGAGTGGCTCGACCGCTGTGAAAACAGCCCGCGCTGGCTGGAAGAACCCGAAATTGCCGCCATTGTTGCCAGCGAAATCGAGCGCATGAATGGGGAACGCTATACATTGATTGCCTACTGCATCATGCCCAATCATGTACATTTACTTTTGGAAGGACTGCTTGCAGCCGATGCGCGCCATCGCGGACAGTCGGCAAAATATCCGCTCACCGACACGCTGCGCTTACTCAAAGGTCGCACCGCTCGCGCGTGCAACCTTGCGCTGAAGCGGGAAGGGCAGTTTTGGCAGCATGAGAGTTATGACCATTTTGTACGGGACGATAATGAACTTGGGCGTATCATTGCTTATATCTTGAACAATCCAGTGAAGGCAGGGCTTGTAAAGGAATGGAGCGAGTGGAAGTTTTTCTATATCAATCCTGAGTGGGGAGAGTGGTAAATCTAAAAGTAGCGCGAGATTCTCGCCCTGAGCCTGCCGAAGGGTATCTCGCGTTTAGGCGACATCAATCCCCATTCGGGGACAACGTGTCGCAGTACGGCGTAGCGCGAGATTCATCTCGCGGTTTTAGGACGACATAAATGTCGCAGTACAGGCGGTGGCGCGAGATTCTCGCCCTGAGCCTGCCAAAGGGTATCTCGCGTTTAGGGCGACATAAATGTCGCAGTACGGCGTAGCGCGAGATTTATCTCGCGGTTTTAGGACGACATAAATGTCGCAGTACAGGCGGTGGCGCGAGATTCTCGCCCTGAGCCTGCCAAAGGGTATCTCGCGTTTAGGGCGACATAAATGTCGCAGTACGGCGTAGCGCGAGATTTATCTCGCGTTTAGGGCGACATAAATGTCGCAGTACGGTCGTACCGCGAGATTCTCGCCCTGTACCGCGACATTCATGTCGCAACACGGCGTGGCGCGAGATTTATCTCGCGGTTTCAGGCGATATCAATCCCAATTCTCAATCCCCATTCGACGACGATGTCTCGCGCTGCGAATTTGCACATCTTTCGGCATACTACCTGACCCGTTTCATGTAATTGGTTCTGCAAGTACAATCGGCGCAGGAGTACACCCTATGACCATTCTTATCCGCCCCGAAAGCCCCGCAGACCTCCCCGCCATTTTTCATGCCAATCAACTGGCGTTTGGGCGCGACAATGAAGCCCGCCTGGTGAACAAACTGCGCGACGCCAACGCAGTCGTTCTCTCGCTGGTCGCCGAACAGGATGGGCGCGTCGTCGGACACATCCTGTTCTCGCCTGTCACCATCCGCGATGGCGGGACGGAATGGCAGGCAGTCGGGCTGGGACCGATGGCGGTCTTGCCAGAAGTTCAGAAACAGGGCGTCGGCTCCGCCTTAATCCGCGCCGCGCTGGCAGAACTGAAAACGCTGGGGCATGACGTCGTCATCGTGCTGGGACACGCTGAATACTATCCGCGCTTTGGATTCCAGCCCACGCAGCCGTTTGGAATCCGCTGGGAAATTGACGTGCCGGCCGAAGTCTTCATGCTGGCGGAACTCACCCCCGGCGCCCTGCGCGGCAGGCGCGGCGTTGTGCGCTATCACCCTGCCTTTGCAGGAGTCTAAAACCCATGAACCTGTGTTTCCTAAAGCGACCCCGTTTTTTTATTCGCTGGCTTCTTCTTTGTACCCGCGCAGCAGGTAGATTCCATACACCATCAGCAGCGTGACCTGCACCACATCCAGCGGGATGGCGGGGAAGTTAGTGTACTTCAACGCCAGGTCGTGCAGGGCGTGAAGTACAACGGGGAACCAGATGGTGTTCGCGCGTAGGCGGATGGCGCTGAGACCAATTCCATGCACGAAAGCGCCGAGCATTTGGGCAAAGACGATGAAGGGATTGCGATAGAGCAGGTTGCCGATGTGCATGAGACCAAAGAGCAGAGACGAGATGACCACGCTGCGGGTCGTGCCTGTAGGCTTGAGCACGCGCAGAACGATGCCGCGCATGAGACCTTCTTCCATGAAGCCCGTCAGGGCGTAGGCAACTGCAAGATAGACGAAAGTCCCCGCGTCGCCGGTTTTGATGCCCATCAGAAAGGGCAGCCCCAGCACGATGAGAAAGGGAATGACCATCAGGCGCGAATCACGCCATTCAGCGGGGAAGTTGAAGCCTGCCGCCTTCCACCAGCCCAGCGCAGAAAGCCCAGCCGCCACCAGAACCGAAAGCGCAATCAGGGCGATGAATTCGGGCTGAAATTGCGGCAAGAGCTCCTGCGCAGCGAGACCAAACAGGGTGGAAAGAACGACAAACGCCACAAACAAAATCACCGCCGAAAGAACGGGGCGGCTTTCAAAAAACGATAGGATGGCGGCGCGCGCGCCCTGGCTGGACGATGGTACAGAAACGCGAACCTGGTTTTGCATGGAGACCTCCGATAAGCATTTGAAATCGTGAGGTCATTCTAGCAAGCGCCGGGGTTTTAAGCGTCGGTCTTAAGGCGGAGAGGATAGCCCTGCCTTGGGCTGAGCGCGCCCCGCAGGGTTCAACCGTTCGGAACGGTGACCGTGATCACCGTCCCCGCGCCGGGCCGGCTTTCGATGTGGAAAGCGCCGCCGATGTGCGCGGCGCGCTCAGGCATGGATTTGAGTCCCAGATGACCAGGGTATGGCTGCGCGGGGTCGAAGCCTTTGCCGTTATCGCGGATTTCCAGCGTCAGCGCCCCGTCTGCGTTCAGCAGCGAGAGTTCCACCCGCGTGGCGTGGGCGTGCCTGGCGACGTTGTGCATGGCTTCCTGCGCGATGCGGTAAAGGGCTTCCTTCGCTTCGAGCGAAATCTCAGGTTCGGGGTCGAAGCGCGTGACCACGTCCAGTTTGTGGCGGGCGCGCAGGGCGTCCGATTGTTTCGTCAGCGCGGCGACCAGCCCTTCGGTCTGGAGCGATTCGGGGCGCAGTTCAAAGATAAGGGCGCGCATTTCGGAGAGTCCCGCTTCGGCGAGCGAGAGAATGTACTCAAGCGGCTCGCCCAGTCTGGCGGGGTCGCGCTCCAGTTGCGTCTGCGCGGTGCGCGCGCCGAGCGCAATCCCATATAAAGCCTGCGAGACGGAATCGTGCAGTTCGCGCGCCAGCCGCTGACGTTCTTCCAGCGCCGCCATTTTGACCTGCGTCTCTTTGAGTTGCAGTTCGGCGCTGGTTTGGGCGAGTTCGCGCGTGCGGCGGTTGAGTTCATCGGTCATCTGGTTGAACGAAGCCGCCAGTTCGCCGAGTTCGTCATTTGACGTTACAGGCACCGAGACGTCCAGGTTGCCCGCCGTGATGGCGCGCACGCCGCTCAGCATGTCTGTCATGGGACGCGCCAGAAAGCGCTGACTGAGCCAGAGCGTGACCGCCGCCGCACCGATGAAAAAGAGCGCCATGATGAGCAGGGTGTTGCGCACGGTGGCGATGGCGTCGGCTTCGATGGCGCGCGCCACGCTTTGCGATTCGGCGGTGACTTCGGCGAGTGGAACGACGATGGACAGAGTCCAGCCCAGGTTTGGGAGCGAAGCG
This region includes:
- a CDS encoding GNAT family N-acetyltransferase, whose product is MTILIRPESPADLPAIFHANQLAFGRDNEARLVNKLRDANAVVLSLVAEQDGRVVGHILFSPVTIRDGGTEWQAVGLGPMAVLPEVQKQGVGSALIRAALAELKTLGHDVVIVLGHAEYYPRFGFQPTQPFGIRWEIDVPAEVFMLAELTPGALRGRRGVVRYHPAFAGV
- a CDS encoding CPBP family intramembrane glutamic endopeptidase, translated to MQNQVRVSVPSSSQGARAAILSFFESRPVLSAVILFVAFVVLSTLFGLAAQELLPQFQPEFIALIALSVLVAAGLSALGWWKAAGFNFPAEWRDSRLMVIPFLIVLGLPFLMGIKTGDAGTFVYLAVAYALTGFMEEGLMRGIVLRVLKPTGTTRSVVISSLLFGLMHIGNLLYRNPFIVFAQMLGAFVHGIGLSAIRLRANTIWFPVVLHALHDLALKYTNFPAIPLDVVQVTLLMVYGIYLLRGYKEEASE
- a CDS encoding helix-turn-helix transcriptional regulator codes for the protein MITLPAAWREANIALALEQQAGGVPDVSLRLYDVLPKLETLNGTLDSARRMADDLVASMQRGGITNAIDRARGLRAELMFRLGDWAAFEAYAQGYHPPKQPLFFPYRLETLLQIRYLARRKAWDESRRLMQEQARLARAAGYLEYEMELHIVGALLEQAAGNSSNAIRMLARALEIGRAGGYVRVFLDEGEEMRTLLAQLRRDDFAASLLAAFGKPAHIDQSALIEPLTEREMDVLKLVAEGLSNPEIAEKLYLSVGTVKTHVKHIYGKLGVDDRVTAAGKARELGLIN
- a CDS encoding transposase yields the protein MSHDIFYRRNLPHIHPKGHAFFVTFSLLHAIPYDVLEQLKAERQNELRQVDLAQRYSIQKKHFGKYDEWLDRCENSPRWLEEPEIAAIVASEIERMNGERYTLIAYCIMPNHVHLLLEGLLAADARHRGQSAKYPLTDTLRLLKGRTARACNLALKREGQFWQHESYDHFVRDDNELGRIIAYILNNPVKAGLVKEWSEWKFFYINPEWGEW